Proteins from a single region of Labedella gwakjiensis:
- a CDS encoding alpha-hydroxy acid oxidase, translated as MTTRRIPTWHDFAPLMQFKKPELDAKKRRLDAALTIEDLRRIAKRRTPKAAFDYTEGAAEGEISLARARQAFSDIEFHPSILRDVSRVDTSVEVLGGRSALPFGIAPTGFTRMMQTEGERAGAAAAGAAGIPFSLSTMGTTSIEDVKATNPHGRNWFQLYMWKDRDRSMALVDRAAKAGFDTLLVTVDVPVAGARLRDKRNGFSIPPQLTPATVINALPRPAWWIDFLTTEALSFATLDRWSGTVAELLDTMFDPTVNFDDLAWIKQQWPGKLVVKGVQNLADAKRLADMGVDGIVLSNHGGRQLDRAPIPFHLLPKVVAEVGKDTEVHIDTGIMNGADIVASLALGARFTLIGRAYLYGLMSGGREGVDRTIAILQGEIERTMRLLGVTTVAELEPGHVTQLARLVPLSAAGTHAAAR; from the coding sequence ATGACCACCAGACGCATCCCCACCTGGCACGACTTCGCGCCGCTCATGCAGTTCAAGAAGCCCGAACTCGACGCGAAGAAGCGTCGCCTCGACGCGGCCCTCACGATCGAGGACCTGCGTCGCATCGCGAAGCGACGCACACCGAAGGCCGCGTTCGACTACACCGAGGGCGCGGCGGAGGGCGAGATCAGCCTGGCCCGCGCGCGTCAGGCGTTCAGCGACATCGAGTTCCACCCGTCGATCCTGCGCGACGTGTCGCGTGTCGACACGAGCGTCGAGGTGCTGGGCGGACGCTCCGCGCTCCCCTTCGGCATCGCGCCCACCGGATTCACGCGCATGATGCAGACGGAGGGCGAGCGCGCCGGGGCCGCGGCCGCCGGCGCCGCGGGCATCCCCTTCTCCCTCTCCACGATGGGCACGACGTCGATCGAGGACGTCAAGGCGACCAACCCCCACGGGCGGAACTGGTTCCAGCTCTACATGTGGAAGGACCGCGACCGCTCCATGGCCCTCGTCGATCGGGCCGCGAAGGCGGGCTTCGACACGCTCCTCGTGACGGTCGACGTGCCCGTGGCCGGTGCGCGCCTGCGCGACAAGCGGAACGGCTTCTCGATCCCACCGCAGCTCACCCCCGCCACCGTGATCAACGCGCTGCCGCGGCCGGCGTGGTGGATCGACTTCCTCACGACGGAGGCGCTGTCGTTCGCCACTCTCGACCGCTGGTCGGGAACCGTCGCCGAGTTGCTCGACACGATGTTCGACCCCACGGTCAACTTCGACGACCTCGCGTGGATCAAGCAGCAGTGGCCGGGGAAGCTCGTCGTGAAGGGCGTGCAGAACCTCGCCGACGCGAAGCGGCTCGCCGACATGGGTGTCGACGGGATCGTGCTCTCGAACCACGGAGGGCGTCAGCTCGACCGTGCACCCATCCCGTTCCACCTGCTCCCGAAAGTCGTCGCCGAGGTGGGGAAGGACACCGAGGTCCACATCGACACGGGCATCATGAACGGGGCGGACATCGTGGCCTCGCTCGCGCTGGGCGCCCGCTTCACGCTCATCGGGCGCGCGTACCTCTACGGGCTCATGTCCGGCGGCCGCGAGGGCGTCGACCGCACGATCGCGATCCTCCAGGGTGAGATCGAGCGGACGATGCGCCTCCTCGGCGTCACGACCGTGGCCGAGCTGGAGCCCGGGCACGTGACGCAGCTCGCGCGCCTCGTGCCCCTGTCCGCCGCGGGGACGCACGCAGCGGCGCGCTGA
- a CDS encoding FadR/GntR family transcriptional regulator codes for MSDDARAWQLVLRSVEADLLSGALAPGDHLPGERALAADLGVGRSSVREALRVLEVLGLVRTATGSGPSSGAIIVSTPRGGMSALLRLQVAASGFDVSDIVDTRLVLETAVAETLAGRAGVDLGAAEQLLDAMDDASLTPAEFLALDARFHVSLAEAAGNQVIVATMAGLRDAIEGYVVAGAAALPSWPDTAARLAAEHRAILDAIRSGDPASARGVVHDHITGYYAETGLAGPTAAPPLPAPSEGPIA; via the coding sequence ATGAGCGACGACGCCCGCGCCTGGCAGCTCGTCCTGCGCTCGGTCGAAGCGGATCTCCTGTCGGGCGCCCTCGCTCCGGGTGACCACCTCCCCGGCGAGCGCGCCCTCGCCGCCGACCTCGGCGTCGGCCGGTCGAGCGTGCGTGAGGCGCTGCGGGTGCTGGAGGTGCTGGGTCTCGTCCGCACCGCGACGGGATCGGGGCCCTCTTCCGGCGCGATCATCGTCTCCACTCCCCGCGGAGGCATGTCGGCGCTGCTGCGCCTCCAGGTCGCGGCCTCCGGCTTCGACGTGTCCGACATCGTCGACACACGACTCGTCCTCGAGACCGCGGTCGCCGAGACCCTCGCCGGCCGGGCAGGCGTCGACCTCGGAGCGGCGGAACAGCTCCTCGACGCGATGGACGACGCGTCGCTCACCCCGGCCGAGTTCCTCGCGCTCGATGCCCGCTTCCACGTGAGCCTCGCCGAGGCGGCGGGCAACCAGGTGATCGTCGCGACGATGGCCGGGCTGCGTGACGCGATCGAGGGCTACGTCGTGGCCGGAGCCGCCGCGCTGCCATCGTGGCCCGACACGGCCGCGCGGCTCGCCGCCGAACACCGCGCCATCCTCGACGCGATCCGATCCGGCGACCCCGCCTCGGCTCGCGGCGTCGTGCACGACCACATCACGGGCTACTACGCCGAGACCGGGCTCGCCGGTCCCACAGCGGCGCCCCCTCTCCCCGCACCATCGGAAGGACCGATCGCATGA
- a CDS encoding acyltransferase family protein produces the protein MAIDPTPPADRVSKALQSSTVGEDRVTQDQQPTTVFRRDLQGLRSIAVIAVVLSHTLGVPAGGYVGVDVFFVLSGFLITEMILRDHARTGRVSLTRFYGRRVRRLLPAAVLVLAVTTAASFLLLNRPRAESVLGDAIASALVVSNWRFTATGTDYFSAGGAVSPLQHFWSLSVEEQFTLVWPALLLLLLSLLAARSARRGRIAVGVLAGVVVAGSFTVALLQTSASAEVAYFSTGARVWELALGAVIAAAAPALVRVPTVVRGLAGWVGVGVIVASCLLLTADSAFPGPWALAPTLGAALVIAGGMGGASRSLVVLTNPLSVGIGNISYALYLWHFPVIVLLPIVLPETLPAPQAVLLAATLALALISYALVEQPIHRSPWLERPRPPRADRREAWTEWRGRFGSQFVMAGLCAVIVASVGGIVVSPQLHSVASTQAAAPAGDDTEALAAVQQEIAAATTATAWPQLSPSLDDVIARSTSDNPARDCFQPGGMPDEGRCSWGNGDAPKRMFVIGDSTALAYSPAFRAIADQSGGQWRITTIGLYGCRFTDVLLEGDGDGVMESCADRKQGIAAMIASEQPDMVVIAEAFVGGHTTSGQDLSPSEIVAATARYAAGLGVGDRVTYLAPPPLGADLGSCYTQVSSPTDCAVRVDDTWKAFDAAGAAADASGMWTYVSSLPFSCADGVCPAFAGSIPTKFDQVHLTTAYSEHIAPAIRRLLAEAGTL, from the coding sequence GTGGCCATCGACCCGACTCCTCCCGCCGATAGGGTGTCGAAGGCCCTGCAGTCGAGCACGGTCGGAGAGGATCGTGTGACGCAGGACCAGCAGCCGACGACGGTCTTCCGCCGCGATCTCCAAGGGCTGCGATCGATCGCTGTGATCGCCGTGGTTCTCAGCCATACGCTCGGTGTCCCGGCCGGCGGCTACGTGGGCGTCGACGTGTTCTTCGTGCTCTCCGGGTTCCTCATCACCGAGATGATCCTGCGCGACCACGCCCGCACCGGACGGGTCTCCCTCACCCGTTTCTACGGGCGACGCGTGCGACGGCTCCTTCCCGCGGCGGTGCTCGTGCTCGCCGTCACGACGGCTGCATCCTTCCTGCTGCTCAACCGCCCGCGCGCCGAATCGGTGCTCGGCGATGCCATCGCGTCCGCCCTCGTCGTGAGCAACTGGCGCTTCACCGCGACCGGTACCGACTACTTCTCCGCCGGGGGTGCGGTCTCGCCGCTCCAGCACTTCTGGTCGCTTTCGGTCGAGGAGCAGTTCACGCTCGTCTGGCCGGCGCTCCTGCTCCTTCTGCTCTCGCTCCTCGCGGCCCGCTCCGCGAGGCGCGGTCGGATCGCCGTCGGGGTGCTCGCCGGCGTCGTCGTGGCCGGGTCCTTCACGGTCGCGTTGCTGCAGACGTCAGCGTCCGCCGAGGTCGCGTACTTCTCCACGGGAGCGCGGGTGTGGGAGCTCGCGCTCGGGGCCGTGATCGCGGCGGCCGCCCCGGCGCTGGTGCGGGTGCCGACTGTCGTTCGGGGCCTGGCCGGCTGGGTCGGAGTGGGCGTCATCGTGGCGTCATGTCTCCTCCTCACGGCCGACTCCGCGTTCCCCGGCCCGTGGGCGCTCGCCCCGACGCTCGGAGCGGCGCTCGTGATCGCCGGGGGGATGGGCGGCGCGTCACGCTCGCTCGTCGTACTGACCAACCCGCTGAGCGTGGGCATCGGGAACATCTCGTACGCCCTCTACCTGTGGCACTTCCCGGTCATCGTGCTCCTCCCCATCGTGCTGCCGGAGACGCTCCCCGCACCCCAGGCCGTGCTGCTCGCCGCCACGCTCGCGCTCGCCCTCATCTCGTACGCCCTCGTCGAACAGCCCATCCATCGGTCCCCGTGGCTCGAGCGACCGCGGCCGCCCCGAGCCGATCGGCGGGAAGCGTGGACCGAGTGGCGCGGGCGGTTCGGCAGTCAGTTCGTCATGGCCGGTCTGTGCGCGGTGATCGTGGCGAGTGTGGGCGGCATCGTGGTGTCGCCGCAGCTGCACTCCGTCGCGTCGACGCAGGCGGCCGCGCCGGCCGGCGACGACACCGAGGCGCTCGCCGCGGTCCAGCAGGAGATCGCCGCCGCCACGACCGCCACAGCCTGGCCGCAGCTGTCCCCGTCACTCGACGATGTGATCGCGCGCAGCACGAGCGACAACCCCGCGCGGGACTGCTTCCAGCCCGGCGGGATGCCGGACGAGGGCCGCTGCTCGTGGGGCAACGGCGACGCGCCGAAGCGCATGTTCGTGATCGGCGACTCCACCGCCCTCGCCTACTCGCCCGCGTTCCGCGCGATCGCCGATCAAAGCGGCGGGCAGTGGCGCATCACGACCATCGGCCTCTACGGGTGCCGCTTCACCGACGTGCTCCTCGAGGGCGACGGGGACGGCGTGATGGAGTCGTGCGCCGACCGGAAGCAGGGCATCGCCGCCATGATCGCGTCCGAACAGCCGGACATGGTCGTGATCGCGGAGGCGTTCGTGGGTGGACACACGACGTCGGGCCAGGATCTGTCGCCGAGCGAGATCGTCGCGGCCACCGCGCGCTACGCGGCCGGGCTCGGGGTCGGCGATCGTGTCACGTACCTCGCACCGCCGCCGCTCGGCGCGGACCTCGGGTCCTGCTACACGCAGGTGTCGAGTCCGACGGACTGCGCGGTGCGGGTCGACGACACGTGGAAGGCTTTCGACGCGGCCGGAGCGGCGGCGGATGCATCGGGCATGTGGACGTACGTCTCGTCCCTCCCGTTCAGCTGCGCCGACGGCGTGTGCCCGGCGTTCGCGGGATCCATCCCCACGAAGTTCGACCAGGTGCACCTCACGACGGCGTACTCGGAACACATCGCCCCGGCTATCCGCCGCCTCCTCGCCGAGGCCGGCACCCTCTAA
- a CDS encoding DUF1801 domain-containing protein → MERHTPEVDTYLASLDHPLAAQVSELRDAILALDARITERIKWKAPSFVVDGVDRVTFALRPGKGIELILHRGVAVRSDTDTFRFDDDSGLIRWATPDRGIISLADADAVQGHRDAVLWIVARWIDA, encoded by the coding sequence GTGGAACGACACACACCAGAGGTCGACACCTATCTCGCCTCCCTCGACCATCCGCTCGCCGCGCAGGTGAGCGAGCTCCGCGACGCGATCCTGGCGCTCGACGCCCGCATCACCGAACGCATCAAGTGGAAGGCGCCGAGTTTCGTCGTGGACGGCGTCGACCGCGTCACGTTCGCGCTCCGTCCCGGCAAGGGAATCGAGCTGATCCTCCACCGCGGTGTCGCCGTCCGCTCCGACACGGACACATTCCGCTTCGATGATGACTCAGGCCTCATCCGCTGGGCCACACCGGACCGCGGCATCATCTCCCTCGCTGATGCGGACGCTGTGCAGGGACATCGAGATGCCGTTCTGTGGATCGTCGCACGCTGGATCGACGCCTGA
- a CDS encoding 2-hydroxyacid dehydrogenase, whose amino-acid sequence MTDSLIVSVPDARLANAVGDVPAGVEIVEWDFQSDPPRERIDLIVPPYMGGSSRLGRVGEVENRLVQSQSIGYDGVEELLPAGITFANASTVHETATAELTLALTLAAQRGLADFVRNAETGTWKSRMHPGLADRRVMILGYGGVGRAIEDRLLPFEVSVVRVASKPRSDDRGHIYGVEDLPELLPDVDIVIVVTPLTPATTGLVGEDVLSALPDGALVVNVARGPVADTDALVRHATEGRIRLALDVTDPEPLPADHPLWSLPNVLISPHVGGASGAMLPRMAALVRRQIDHLLADEEPENIVLRT is encoded by the coding sequence ATGACAGATTCCCTCATCGTCAGCGTCCCCGATGCCCGCCTCGCGAACGCCGTGGGAGATGTTCCCGCCGGCGTCGAGATCGTGGAATGGGACTTCCAGAGCGACCCGCCCCGCGAGCGCATCGACCTGATCGTGCCGCCGTACATGGGTGGCAGCAGCCGGCTCGGGCGCGTCGGAGAGGTGGAGAACCGACTCGTGCAGTCGCAGTCGATCGGCTACGACGGTGTCGAGGAGCTCCTGCCGGCCGGCATCACGTTCGCGAATGCGAGCACCGTGCACGAGACGGCCACCGCCGAGCTCACGCTCGCCCTCACCCTCGCGGCCCAGCGCGGGCTCGCCGACTTCGTCCGCAACGCCGAGACGGGCACGTGGAAGAGCCGCATGCATCCCGGACTCGCGGACCGTCGCGTCATGATCCTCGGCTACGGCGGTGTGGGCCGTGCGATCGAGGACCGCCTGCTGCCGTTCGAGGTCTCCGTCGTGCGCGTGGCGTCGAAGCCGCGATCCGACGACCGCGGGCACATCTACGGCGTCGAGGACCTTCCGGAGCTCCTGCCCGATGTCGACATCGTGATCGTCGTGACACCCCTCACGCCCGCCACCACCGGTCTCGTCGGCGAGGACGTGCTCTCGGCTCTCCCCGACGGCGCTCTCGTGGTCAACGTGGCGCGCGGCCCCGTCGCCGACACGGACGCCCTCGTGCGCCACGCGACCGAGGGCCGGATCCGCCTCGCGCTCGACGTGACGGACCCCGAGCCGCTCCCCGCCGACCACCCGCTGTGGTCACTCCCGAACGTCCTCATCTCCCCCCACGTGGGCGGAGCCTCCGGCGCGATGCTCCCCCGCATGGCAGCCCTGGTCCGCCGCCAGATCGACCACCTCCTGGCGGACGAGGAACCCGAGAACATCGTCCTCCGCACCTAG
- a CDS encoding MFS transporter — protein sequence MTTSSGSAAGMPSGMTVATATAQNDAVFHEPTEPAKRSYVAWLLIAQLVFFIALLGPAIVGIGLKIQSLVDIGEISQNGATGAAAVLGGFGALFATIANVVFGRLSDRTTSRFGRRRIWIVAGTVIMTVAFVIMAVAPNLLWATVGWSLAQLGANMALAPFIATIADQVPKFQRGKITASLGIAQNVGVLGGTYVAQAFVGNLVIMFVGPAVLAIIVMVIFVVVLPDRRLPVRPPRATFRDWAETFWVSPRKNPDYALAWWSRFLITFASFGFTTFRFFYLLNHVGVPEADIPGVITTSVLIYTVALIGASYFAGWLSDRIGRRKVFVWSSTALFAIGTFALIFVNDVSGFYVLEALLGIAFGIYVGVDLALVVDVLPDPENSGKDLGVFNIANALPQTIAPLIGGILVYVSDPTGNNYALWFSVCAIAAIVGAVVIFPIKKVR from the coding sequence ATGACAACATCGAGTGGATCAGCCGCAGGAATGCCGTCCGGCATGACGGTGGCGACGGCGACCGCGCAGAACGACGCAGTGTTCCATGAACCGACGGAGCCGGCGAAACGGAGCTACGTCGCGTGGCTGCTCATCGCACAGCTGGTCTTCTTCATCGCCCTCCTCGGACCGGCGATCGTCGGCATCGGGCTCAAGATCCAGTCTCTCGTCGACATCGGGGAGATTTCCCAGAACGGGGCGACCGGAGCGGCGGCCGTGCTCGGCGGATTCGGGGCTCTCTTCGCCACCATCGCCAACGTCGTCTTCGGGCGCCTCTCCGACCGCACGACGAGCCGCTTCGGCCGTCGACGCATCTGGATCGTCGCGGGTACCGTCATCATGACCGTCGCCTTCGTCATCATGGCGGTCGCGCCGAACCTCCTCTGGGCGACCGTCGGCTGGTCGCTCGCCCAGCTCGGCGCGAACATGGCCCTCGCGCCGTTCATCGCGACGATCGCCGACCAGGTGCCGAAGTTCCAGCGGGGCAAGATCACGGCGTCGCTCGGCATCGCGCAGAACGTCGGTGTTCTCGGCGGAACCTACGTGGCGCAGGCCTTCGTCGGGAACCTCGTGATCATGTTCGTGGGACCGGCCGTCCTGGCCATCATCGTCATGGTGATCTTCGTCGTCGTGCTGCCCGACCGTCGCCTGCCCGTCCGTCCGCCGCGGGCTACCTTCCGCGACTGGGCCGAGACGTTCTGGGTCAGCCCGCGCAAGAACCCCGACTACGCGCTCGCCTGGTGGTCGCGGTTCCTCATCACGTTCGCGAGCTTCGGATTCACGACCTTCCGCTTCTTCTACCTCCTCAACCACGTCGGAGTGCCCGAGGCGGACATCCCCGGCGTCATCACGACGAGCGTGCTCATCTACACGGTCGCCCTCATCGGCGCGAGCTACTTCGCCGGCTGGCTGTCCGACCGCATCGGTCGCCGCAAGGTCTTCGTCTGGAGCTCGACGGCACTGTTCGCGATCGGAACGTTCGCGCTCATCTTCGTGAACGACGTCAGCGGCTTCTACGTGCTCGAGGCGCTCCTCGGCATCGCCTTCGGCATCTACGTGGGCGTCGACCTCGCCCTCGTGGTGGACGTGCTGCCCGACCCGGAGAACTCCGGCAAGGACCTCGGCGTGTTCAACATCGCCAACGCGCTGCCCCAGACGATCGCGCCCCTCATCGGCGGAATCCTGGTCTACGTGAGCGACCCGACGGGCAACAATTACGCCCTGTGGTTCTCCGTCTGCGCAATAGCTGCAATCGTGGGTGCAGTGGTCATCTTCCCCATCAAGAAGGTCAGGTGA
- a CDS encoding sugar phosphate isomerase/epimerase family protein, translating to MALPLASVQLYTLAKEFTEDPNGSLDKLAAIGLKNVEAFDFVGRPAEIRAALDASGLSSPTGHAPLLSDELWTPDGSIPTPAPEVVFEAAATLGMKTVIDPFVAADRWLTEDGVADIADRLNAAAEVAATFGLSVGYHNHAQEFIASFDGQTAYERFVATTDPRVQIELDLFWALTGGQDGPALVSKLGSRLVAVHVKDGIAPAENPFAPGAAAFGSETLDQRRPGEGDVPLVASLAAGEGAIQYAVIEYDNATGDVFADIQASYDFLVKGGYAA from the coding sequence ATGGCACTTCCCCTCGCATCCGTCCAGCTCTACACGCTGGCCAAGGAGTTCACCGAGGACCCGAACGGCTCGCTCGACAAGCTCGCCGCCATCGGCCTGAAGAACGTGGAGGCGTTCGACTTCGTCGGTCGTCCCGCGGAGATCCGCGCCGCTCTCGACGCGAGCGGCCTGTCGTCGCCGACCGGCCACGCCCCGCTGCTCTCCGACGAGCTGTGGACGCCTGACGGCTCCATCCCCACGCCCGCTCCGGAGGTCGTCTTCGAGGCGGCAGCCACCCTCGGTATGAAGACGGTGATCGACCCGTTCGTCGCCGCCGACCGCTGGCTCACCGAGGACGGTGTCGCGGACATCGCCGATCGCCTCAACGCTGCTGCCGAGGTCGCCGCGACGTTCGGCCTCTCCGTCGGGTACCACAACCACGCGCAGGAGTTCATCGCGTCCTTCGACGGCCAGACGGCGTACGAGCGCTTCGTCGCGACGACGGACCCGCGCGTCCAGATCGAGCTCGACCTCTTCTGGGCGCTCACCGGCGGCCAGGACGGACCGGCGCTCGTCTCGAAGCTCGGCTCGCGCCTCGTCGCCGTGCACGTGAAGGACGGCATCGCGCCGGCCGAGAACCCCTTCGCCCCGGGCGCTGCGGCGTTCGGTTCGGAGACGCTCGACCAGCGTCGACCCGGCGAGGGCGACGTGCCGCTCGTCGCGTCGCTCGCGGCCGGTGAGGGCGCCATCCAGTACGCCGTCATCGAGTACGACAACGCTACGGGCGACGTCTTCGCGGACATCCAGGCGAGCTACGACTTCCTCGTGAAGGGCGGGTACGCGGCATGA
- a CDS encoding Gfo/Idh/MocA family protein, producing MSGPIGVGVIGAGVISDTYLENLKSFPDVEVLIVGDLIEERAKSQAEKHGVPAWGSAGDVLGHADVQVVVNLTIPAAHLEISSAAIAAGKHVWSEKPLGLDRDGGAQLLKDAAAKGLRVGSAPDTILGPGFQTAKRAIQEGVIGEPMFATTTFQTVGPDLWHPSPAFLFAQGAGPLLDMGPYYFSGLVSLFGPVERVAALGRKKAEERVIHSGPDAGTTFPVEVPTSLQVLTSFAAGQQASSLLSFDSALERHGIFEVHGTEGSLIVPDPNQFEGRSAYVTARTSLSDGDWGEQEWTEIEQKGTVVGRGLGLLDMVRAIAEDRPHVATGELGYHVLDVMLSAQESAASGEFVRIDSSISAPVPSVPVDFDPFAQTL from the coding sequence ATGAGCGGGCCCATCGGAGTCGGCGTCATCGGCGCCGGAGTCATCAGCGACACCTACCTCGAGAACCTGAAGTCGTTCCCCGACGTCGAGGTCCTCATCGTCGGCGACCTCATCGAGGAGCGGGCGAAGAGCCAGGCGGAGAAGCACGGAGTGCCCGCGTGGGGCTCCGCAGGCGACGTGCTGGGCCACGCCGACGTGCAGGTCGTCGTGAACCTCACGATCCCCGCTGCGCACCTCGAGATCTCGTCCGCCGCGATCGCGGCCGGCAAGCACGTGTGGAGCGAGAAGCCCCTCGGGCTCGACCGCGACGGCGGCGCGCAGCTGCTGAAGGACGCGGCGGCGAAGGGCCTCCGCGTGGGCTCGGCTCCCGACACCATCCTGGGGCCGGGATTCCAGACGGCGAAGCGCGCCATCCAGGAGGGCGTCATCGGCGAGCCGATGTTCGCGACGACCACCTTCCAGACCGTCGGTCCGGACCTCTGGCACCCGAGCCCCGCGTTCCTCTTCGCGCAGGGCGCCGGCCCGCTGCTCGACATGGGTCCGTACTACTTCAGTGGCCTCGTGAGCCTCTTCGGCCCGGTGGAGCGGGTCGCGGCGCTCGGCCGCAAGAAGGCCGAGGAGCGCGTGATCCACTCGGGACCCGACGCCGGCACGACCTTCCCCGTCGAGGTGCCGACGTCGCTGCAGGTGCTCACGTCGTTCGCGGCCGGCCAGCAGGCGTCGAGCCTCCTGAGCTTCGACTCCGCGCTCGAGCGTCACGGCATCTTCGAGGTGCACGGCACGGAGGGCTCGCTCATCGTTCCCGACCCCAACCAGTTCGAGGGGCGTAGCGCGTACGTCACGGCGCGCACCTCGCTCTCCGACGGCGATTGGGGAGAGCAGGAGTGGACCGAGATCGAGCAGAAGGGCACGGTCGTCGGTCGCGGCCTCGGCCTGCTCGACATGGTCCGCGCGATCGCCGAGGACCGGCCGCACGTCGCCACCGGTGAGCTCGGCTACCACGTGCTCGACGTCATGCTCTCCGCGCAGGAATCGGCGGCGAGCGGCGAGTTCGTCCGCATCGACAGCTCGATCTCCGCGCCGGTTCCGTCCGTGCCGGTCGACTTCGACCCCTTCGCGCAGACCCTGTAG
- a CDS encoding glycoside hydrolase family 2 protein has protein sequence MASETPSSPTPVSTAPPRASRQDGTYPRPQLVREQWTNLDGTWSFRHDDASAGLMNEWTDGWAAGFPDARDIVVPFPPESVASGVDEPGFHPVVWYSRTITSDDLDSAGLSADSPRVLLHFGAVDYRASVWIDGAFVGEHEGGHTPFSFDVTHLVSTGDDHTLVVRAEDDPHDLTQPRGKQDWHEDAHAIWYRRTTGIWQTVWLEAVPETSIRTLRWVPLDHARIELGVRLRGAAAAGSRIRVSLWWDERGEHLGTVESTLPVAADVFDLVIPVVRQTNGQAEDELHWSPERPRLIDATVALVTPTGEEVDVVASYLGMRTVGIDAGVFLLNGLPYDVRSVLNQGYWPDSHIAAPSYDAHRREVELIKELGFTAARVHQKIEDPRFLYWADRLGLLVWGEAPGAYAFSPTAVQRLMREWMDAVERDVSHPSIVTWVPANESWGVQHIATNRAQQAYARSLADVTRALDPSRPVISNDGWEHVGSDILTVHDYEGDGEALGRTYADDDARARLLYGRGPAGRRILVGDAEDRGQPIMLTEFGGVTYQPGARREDAWGYTAAESGDDWIARIGALYDGIRASSFLAGSCYTQLTDTMQETNGLLTAEREPKVPIEQIRRAITGRD, from the coding sequence ATGGCTTCAGAGACTCCGTCGTCCCCGACCCCCGTGTCCACTGCACCGCCGCGCGCCAGTCGCCAGGACGGCACCTATCCCCGCCCCCAGCTCGTGCGCGAGCAGTGGACGAACCTCGACGGGACGTGGTCGTTCCGCCACGACGACGCCTCCGCGGGTCTCATGAATGAGTGGACTGACGGATGGGCCGCCGGCTTCCCGGACGCGCGCGACATCGTCGTTCCGTTCCCGCCGGAATCCGTCGCGTCCGGCGTCGACGAACCCGGCTTCCACCCCGTGGTCTGGTACTCCCGCACCATCACGAGCGACGACCTCGACAGCGCGGGCCTCTCGGCCGACTCCCCGCGCGTGCTGCTGCACTTCGGCGCGGTCGACTACCGCGCGAGCGTGTGGATCGATGGCGCGTTCGTCGGCGAGCACGAGGGAGGACACACCCCGTTCTCGTTCGACGTGACGCACCTCGTCTCGACGGGCGACGACCACACCCTCGTGGTGCGCGCCGAGGACGACCCTCACGACCTCACCCAGCCGCGCGGCAAGCAGGACTGGCACGAGGACGCGCACGCGATCTGGTACCGCCGCACGACCGGCATCTGGCAGACGGTGTGGCTCGAGGCCGTGCCCGAGACCTCCATCCGAACCCTCCGCTGGGTGCCGCTCGACCACGCGCGGATCGAGCTGGGGGTCAGGCTCCGCGGCGCGGCGGCGGCGGGCTCGCGCATCCGCGTCTCGCTGTGGTGGGACGAGCGGGGCGAGCACCTCGGCACGGTCGAGTCGACACTGCCGGTGGCCGCCGACGTGTTCGACCTCGTGATCCCCGTCGTGCGCCAGACCAACGGGCAGGCGGAGGACGAGCTGCACTGGAGTCCCGAGCGGCCGCGGCTGATCGACGCGACGGTGGCCCTCGTCACGCCGACGGGCGAGGAGGTCGACGTGGTCGCCTCGTACCTGGGGATGCGGACCGTCGGCATCGACGCCGGCGTCTTCCTCCTCAACGGACTGCCGTACGACGTGCGCTCCGTGCTGAACCAGGGCTACTGGCCCGACTCGCACATCGCCGCACCCTCATACGACGCTCATCGGCGTGAGGTCGAGCTCATCAAGGAGCTCGGCTTCACCGCCGCGCGCGTGCACCAGAAGATCGAGGATCCTCGCTTCCTCTACTGGGCCGACCGTCTCGGGCTGCTCGTGTGGGGAGAGGCGCCCGGCGCCTATGCCTTCTCCCCCACCGCGGTGCAGCGCCTCATGCGGGAGTGGATGGACGCGGTCGAGCGCGACGTGTCCCACCCGTCGATCGTCACGTGGGTGCCGGCGAACGAGAGCTGGGGAGTGCAGCACATCGCGACGAACCGCGCCCAGCAGGCGTACGCCCGCTCGCTCGCCGACGTGACCCGCGCCCTCGATCCGTCGCGGCCGGTGATCTCCAACGACGGCTGGGAGCATGTCGGGTCCGACATCCTCACGGTGCACGACTACGAGGGCGACGGCGAGGCCCTCGGCCGCACCTACGCGGACGACGACGCGCGCGCGCGGCTGCTCTACGGCCGCGGACCGGCCGGGCGGCGCATCCTCGTGGGCGACGCGGAGGACCGCGGGCAACCCATCATGCTCACCGAGTTCGGCGGCGTCACCTACCAGCCGGGAGCTCGCCGCGAGGACGCCTGGGGCTACACGGCGGCGGAGAGCGGGGACGACTGGATCGCCCGCATCGGCGCGCTCTACGACGGCATCCGCGCGAGCTCGTTCCTCGCCGGGTCCTGCTACACGCAGCTCACGGACACGATGCAGGAGACGAACGGACTCCTCACGGCCGAGCGCGAGCCGAAGGTGCCGATCGAGCAGATCCGTCGAGCGATCACCGGGCGCGACTGA